In one Fibrobacter sp. UWB5 genomic region, the following are encoded:
- the ahcY gene encoding adenosylhomocysteinase — protein sequence MEYKIKDINLAIEGRKELDLAETEMPGLMALRKEYAGKKPLAGARIMGSLHMTVQTAILIETLVDLGADVRWVSCNIFSTQDNAAAAVVVGKKGTVENPQGVPVFAWKGESLEDYWENTARALVWPDGKTPDLIVDDGGDATMLVTCGAEFEDAGKVPEFNPATDSEEWGVFLATCKKIFEKDPKQWTRAREALKGVSEETTTGVHRLYQMAQAGRLKFPAINVNDSVTKSKFDNLYGCRHSLIDGINRATDVMMAGKIAVVCGYGDVGKGCAQSLRGQGARVIITEIDPICALQAAMEGYEVKTLDEVVSYADIFVTTTGNTGIISAAQMEKMKNRAIVGNIGHFDNEIDMAGLKKIPGIKRNEIKPQYDEWIFADGHSILILAEGRLLNLGCATGHPSFVMSASFTNQTIAQIDLWLNAQGKQTVAGIKYESGVVYTLPKILDEKVARLHLEKLGVHLTTLTKAQADYIGVPVEGPYKADHYRY from the coding sequence ATGGAATACAAAATTAAGGACATTAACCTTGCGATCGAAGGCCGCAAGGAACTCGACTTGGCCGAAACTGAAATGCCGGGCCTGATGGCTCTCCGCAAGGAATATGCAGGCAAGAAACCGCTCGCTGGCGCCCGCATTATGGGTAGCCTCCACATGACCGTGCAGACCGCCATCCTCATCGAAACGCTGGTGGACCTCGGTGCCGACGTGCGCTGGGTCAGCTGCAACATCTTCAGCACGCAGGACAACGCTGCCGCCGCCGTGGTGGTGGGCAAGAAGGGCACCGTGGAAAATCCGCAGGGCGTGCCTGTATTCGCCTGGAAGGGTGAATCCTTGGAAGACTACTGGGAAAACACCGCCCGCGCCCTCGTGTGGCCCGACGGCAAGACCCCGGACCTGATCGTGGACGACGGTGGCGACGCTACCATGCTCGTGACCTGCGGCGCCGAATTCGAAGACGCCGGCAAGGTGCCTGAATTCAACCCGGCTACCGACAGCGAAGAATGGGGCGTGTTCCTCGCCACCTGCAAGAAGATTTTCGAAAAGGATCCGAAGCAGTGGACCCGCGCCCGCGAAGCTTTGAAGGGCGTTTCCGAAGAAACGACTACCGGCGTGCATCGCCTTTACCAGATGGCCCAGGCTGGCCGTCTGAAGTTCCCGGCAATCAACGTGAACGATTCCGTGACCAAGTCCAAGTTCGACAACCTCTACGGCTGCCGCCACTCCTTGATCGACGGCATCAACCGCGCCACCGACGTGATGATGGCCGGTAAGATTGCTGTGGTTTGCGGCTACGGCGACGTGGGTAAGGGCTGCGCCCAGTCCCTGCGTGGTCAGGGCGCTCGCGTGATCATCACCGAAATCGACCCGATTTGCGCTCTGCAGGCTGCTATGGAAGGCTACGAAGTCAAGACCCTCGACGAAGTCGTGAGCTACGCCGACATCTTCGTGACCACCACCGGTAACACCGGCATCATTAGCGCCGCTCAGATGGAAAAGATGAAGAACCGCGCTATCGTGGGCAACATCGGTCACTTCGACAACGAAATTGACATGGCCGGCCTCAAGAAGATTCCGGGCATCAAGCGCAACGAAATCAAGCCGCAGTACGACGAATGGATTTTTGCCGACGGCCACAGCATCCTTATCCTCGCTGAAGGCCGCTTGCTGAACCTCGGCTGCGCTACTGGTCACCCGAGCTTCGTGATGAGTGCCTCCTTCACGAACCAGACCATCGCACAGATCGACCTCTGGCTCAACGCGCAGGGCAAGCAGACCGTCGCCGGCATCAAGTACGAAAGCGGCGTCGTCTATACGCTCCCGAAGATCCTCGACGAAAAGGTCGCACGCCTCCACCTCGAAAAGCTCGGCGTCCACCTGACGACCCTCACCAAGGCCCAGGCCGACTACATCGGCGTACCTGTGGAAGGCCCGTACAAGGCTGATCACTACCGTTATTAA
- a CDS encoding STAS domain-containing protein: MQINKTIENDKLTVALEGRLDTLTAPQLDAEIQGKLDGVKSLVFDFKKLDYISSAGLRILLMAQKVMNKQGTMVVKNASSEIKEIFEVTGFCDILTIE, translated from the coding sequence ATGCAGATTAACAAGACAATCGAAAACGATAAATTGACCGTCGCACTCGAAGGTCGCTTGGATACTCTGACCGCCCCGCAGCTCGATGCCGAAATCCAAGGCAAGCTCGATGGCGTGAAGTCGTTGGTGTTTGACTTCAAGAAGCTTGACTACATCTCTTCTGCAGGCCTGCGCATTCTGCTGATGGCACAGAAGGTCATGAACAAGCAGGGCACCATGGTCGTAAAGAACGCTAGCTCCGAAATCAAGGAAATTTTCGAAGTGACCGGTTTCTGCGACATCCTGACTATCGAATAG
- a CDS encoding SpoIIE family protein phosphatase — MGFNFRGLAFKQSLMILAAITVVFGLIFGIMSYKTQNMLNKMTVENGEETSRANVNYIDKLFNAGKVIGDDLSHKLTDHPMTKSDMDDFLLQSLFNARNLVPQVVAVVVAYEPGMGPENTEGEYMRLARFDHVDTKLVSGANYQDKEWYYSVRDGKTARWQEPFIGEFVPEPIAVYTVPLFKKDKNGEDVLVGVLAVDMSIEFLKEEIGSIPVSNSGYALVTTAKNLAVAYPKELAQGKRNRDIIVKEKRGNSLTNFDRKGRDSSGLFIGTVAGGEESAIYYTTIHSTNWTFMVVWPIQKYLEDQSAMRRLFLMMALGGYGVILVIILLISFRVAKPLKDLTIAARKLGRGNFDVAIPKITGHDEVAEFAWAFSHMLTEIKENIEKQKDMKRIERELDLARNIQLSMLPGEERDENSDDDRHELAPFLLPAKEVGGDFYDFFKIDNDHLCVVIGDVSGKGVAAALFMMVARIILRTMTKNLKSVCDAFSKTNYALAKRNRLNMFVTVWAGIIDLRTGHIDFASAGHNPPVVRHKDGSTEFIPSKSSVVMAAMENTVYKQQTYDLKPGDTLFLYTDGVTEATNSENKLFGDDRLLAVIRKGGELSPADTCDLVKKEIDNFVQDVPQFDDITMLAVRFNGIDEPVWERYEKTIDVSDNGKSHALKSFVEDILTPMDGAKKMQMQDAWERYEKIVDVIPENQDILTAFVEGILAPMEGSMKSQMQINIAIDEIYSNIVKFSGATEVTLIVEIRKATLSARLTFIDNGKPYDPIKQADPDITLPAEEREVGGLGIFIVKKTMDSVCYRRNGDKNELAITKTL; from the coding sequence ATGGGATTTAATTTCCGCGGGCTCGCTTTTAAGCAGTCCTTGATGATTCTCGCGGCTATTACAGTCGTGTTCGGCCTGATTTTTGGCATCATGAGTTACAAGACTCAGAACATGCTAAACAAGATGACTGTCGAAAATGGTGAAGAAACCAGCCGTGCGAACGTGAACTACATCGACAAGCTCTTTAACGCGGGCAAGGTCATTGGCGACGACCTGTCGCACAAACTGACCGATCACCCCATGACCAAAAGCGACATGGACGACTTTTTGCTGCAGTCGCTCTTTAACGCCCGCAACCTGGTGCCCCAAGTGGTCGCTGTGGTAGTCGCCTACGAACCGGGAATGGGCCCCGAAAACACAGAAGGCGAATACATGCGACTCGCCCGCTTTGACCACGTTGATACCAAGCTTGTATCTGGTGCGAACTACCAGGACAAGGAATGGTACTACAGCGTAAGAGACGGCAAGACCGCCCGCTGGCAGGAACCGTTCATCGGTGAATTTGTCCCGGAACCGATTGCAGTCTATACCGTTCCCCTTTTCAAAAAAGACAAGAATGGCGAAGACGTGCTAGTCGGCGTGCTTGCCGTTGACATGTCCATCGAATTCCTGAAAGAAGAAATCGGATCGATTCCTGTTTCGAACTCCGGATACGCCTTGGTTACCACCGCCAAGAACTTGGCTGTGGCGTACCCCAAGGAACTTGCCCAAGGAAAAAGAAACCGCGACATTATTGTCAAAGAAAAACGAGGCAACAGCTTAACCAATTTTGACCGCAAGGGTCGTGACAGTAGCGGCCTGTTTATCGGTACGGTTGCCGGCGGCGAAGAATCTGCCATTTACTACACCACGATCCATTCGACCAACTGGACGTTCATGGTCGTGTGGCCGATCCAGAAATACCTGGAAGACCAGAGCGCCATGCGCAGGCTGTTCTTGATGATGGCTCTCGGCGGATACGGCGTAATACTCGTAATTATCTTGCTGATTTCGTTCCGCGTGGCAAAGCCGCTCAAGGACTTGACCATTGCGGCCCGCAAGCTCGGGCGCGGAAACTTCGACGTGGCGATTCCGAAAATCACGGGTCATGACGAAGTGGCCGAATTCGCGTGGGCGTTCTCGCACATGCTCACCGAAATCAAGGAAAACATCGAAAAGCAGAAGGACATGAAGCGTATCGAGCGCGAACTCGACCTTGCCCGAAACATTCAGCTTTCGATGCTGCCCGGCGAAGAACGCGACGAAAATTCTGACGATGACCGCCACGAACTCGCACCGTTCCTGCTGCCCGCCAAGGAAGTGGGTGGCGACTTCTACGACTTCTTCAAGATCGACAACGATCATTTGTGTGTAGTGATCGGCGACGTGTCCGGCAAGGGCGTTGCCGCCGCCTTGTTCATGATGGTTGCACGCATTATCTTGCGCACCATGACCAAGAACCTGAAGTCGGTCTGCGATGCGTTCAGCAAGACCAACTACGCTCTTGCCAAGCGCAACCGCCTGAACATGTTCGTAACCGTGTGGGCAGGCATTATCGACCTGCGCACGGGCCATATCGACTTTGCCTCGGCTGGCCACAACCCGCCCGTGGTACGACACAAAGACGGCTCTACCGAATTTATTCCGAGCAAGTCGAGCGTAGTCATGGCCGCCATGGAAAATACGGTTTACAAGCAGCAGACTTACGACCTCAAGCCGGGCGACACGCTGTTCCTTTACACCGACGGCGTCACCGAAGCAACCAACAGCGAGAACAAACTGTTCGGAGACGACAGGCTCCTCGCAGTCATTCGTAAAGGTGGCGAACTGAGCCCCGCCGACACCTGCGACCTGGTCAAGAAAGAAATCGACAACTTTGTACAAGACGTTCCGCAATTCGACGACATCACCATGCTTGCCGTCAGGTTCAACGGAATCGACGAACCGGTGTGGGAGCGCTACGAAAAAACTATCGATGTTTCCGATAACGGCAAGAGCCACGCACTCAAGTCGTTTGTCGAAGACATCCTTACACCAATGGATGGAGCAAAGAAGATGCAGATGCAAGACGCTTGGGAGCGTTATGAAAAAATTGTGGACGTGATTCCTGAAAACCAAGACATCTTGACGGCATTCGTCGAAGGTATCTTGGCCCCGATGGAAGGTTCCATGAAGTCGCAGATGCAAATCAACATCGCGATCGACGAAATCTACAGCAATATCGTGAAGTTCTCGGGAGCAACCGAAGTGACATTGATTGTAGAAATCCGCAAGGCGACGCTTTCGGCAAGACTCACCTTTATCGACAATGGTAAACCTTACGACCCGATCAAGCAGGCCGACCCCGACATTACGTTGCCGGCCGAAGAACGCGAAGTCGGCGGTCTTGGAATATTCATTGTGAAAAAGACCATGGACAGCGTTTGTTACCGCAGAAACGGCGACAAGAACGAACTGGCTATCACCAAGACCTTGTAA
- a CDS encoding Rne/Rng family ribonuclease, which yields MANKCKRGILISKTPYEKRIAIMEDGELVELVVEGVSSNRVLGNIYKGVVQKVLPALKAAFIDIGLEKAGFLHQEDAMDRNELLRREYGDDDDEGGSSKEVSIDEILQEGQEIMVQVVKEPISTKGARLTTHLSFAGRFLVCMPGTNFIGVSKRERDPAKRREFKKVVRRLKGRDVGYIVRTNGLNESEFEINKQMRELESKWEQTKYNFENQPAETCIYEESDSIEQTVREYFSDNTDYVYIDNRDEYFALREYLKVLSPDKLDKVKLWSSNESLFEYFKIENDYARSLQRQVPLPRGGNLVIEQTEALVSIDVNTGPKVHGKDQGKIILETNIDACYEIAKQLRLRDVGGLIIIDFIDMESEEDNEKVYQEFRKAIRRDKAPISPAPISQFGLMEVTRKRVRVNLMTEKTERCPVCDGDGRIATLESTLGMIDRWMARAKAKGKLREVTLVVSAQVIDVLCKDHNRMFNYLEYKHGMSISLVEDEHAHINQFWFYDKNNEDITDLYKFV from the coding sequence ATGGCAAATAAGTGCAAGCGCGGAATTTTGATTAGTAAGACCCCTTACGAAAAACGTATCGCCATCATGGAAGACGGCGAACTCGTTGAACTTGTCGTCGAGGGTGTTTCTTCTAACCGAGTTCTGGGCAATATTTATAAGGGCGTGGTCCAGAAGGTGCTTCCGGCACTCAAGGCTGCGTTCATTGATATTGGCCTTGAAAAGGCAGGCTTTTTGCATCAAGAAGACGCCATGGACAGAAACGAACTTCTCCGCCGCGAATATGGCGACGACGATGACGAGGGCGGTTCTTCCAAGGAAGTCTCGATTGATGAAATCCTGCAAGAAGGCCAGGAAATCATGGTTCAGGTGGTCAAGGAACCGATTAGCACCAAGGGTGCTCGTCTGACCACTCACCTGAGCTTTGCAGGTCGTTTCCTCGTGTGCATGCCGGGCACCAACTTCATTGGTGTCTCCAAGCGTGAACGCGACCCGGCCAAGCGCCGCGAATTCAAGAAGGTGGTCCGCCGCCTCAAGGGTCGCGACGTGGGCTATATCGTTCGTACCAACGGTCTGAACGAATCCGAATTCGAAATCAACAAGCAGATGCGCGAACTCGAAAGCAAGTGGGAACAGACGAAGTACAACTTCGAAAACCAGCCTGCCGAAACCTGCATCTACGAAGAATCCGATTCTATTGAACAGACCGTTCGCGAATACTTCAGCGATAACACCGACTATGTGTATATCGACAACCGCGACGAATACTTTGCCCTGCGCGAATACCTCAAGGTGCTCTCGCCGGACAAGCTCGACAAGGTGAAGCTCTGGAGTTCCAACGAAAGCCTGTTTGAATACTTCAAGATCGAAAACGACTACGCACGTTCCCTGCAGCGTCAGGTACCGCTTCCGCGTGGTGGCAACCTCGTGATTGAACAGACCGAAGCTTTGGTGTCTATCGACGTGAACACCGGACCGAAGGTGCACGGCAAGGACCAGGGTAAGATCATTCTCGAAACCAACATCGACGCCTGCTACGAAATTGCAAAGCAACTTCGTCTGCGCGACGTGGGTGGCCTGATCATTATCGACTTTATCGATATGGAATCCGAAGAAGACAACGAAAAGGTCTACCAGGAATTCCGCAAGGCAATCCGCCGCGACAAGGCCCCGATCAGCCCCGCTCCCATCAGCCAGTTTGGCCTTATGGAAGTCACCCGTAAGCGCGTCCGCGTGAACCTGATGACCGAAAAGACCGAACGCTGCCCGGTTTGCGACGGCGATGGTCGCATTGCAACGCTCGAATCCACGCTCGGCATGATCGACCGCTGGATGGCTCGCGCCAAGGCCAAGGGCAAGCTCCGCGAAGTGACCCTCGTGGTAAGCGCCCAGGTGATCGACGTGCTCTGCAAGGACCACAACCGCATGTTCAACTACTTGGAATACAAGCATGGCATGAGCATCAGCCTGGTCGAAGACGAACACGCCCACATCAACCAGTTCTGGTTCTACGACAAGAACAACGAAGATATTACCGACCTCTACAAGTTCGTGTAA